A section of the Deinococcus aerolatus genome encodes:
- a CDS encoding DUF3103 family protein: MSLSRTVPFTLTLSLLLAACGQHSISNPVAAAPTPTVAQMQTNAALHTFAKQLAATLTEPGVRSVIAQQTALEFDGDTEALYTTLASQSTGKGTFAQALSSRLGAQSLNTLATQIPKLNIAVRGGTWDHAGVIPWVAVAPEGGDEFAPVVAYDAQGQAHQLDSREAPAVPVVVVGVNERVDAQGALLSQVSTSKGQRSALTAQGCYSVKLVRLDLYDDMEPWTKGKAEIWVAVKGPGIGWHGQLTMVTEPGNYFDAIQGFGCTDGDVRFYWYEKDGSNFDVSISVGGYGFGIKIDDDDDFLGSVTMGKSLFEGTSVNSRNLGNLKQYTH; the protein is encoded by the coding sequence ATGTCATTGTCCCGCACCGTTCCCTTCACCCTGACGCTGAGCCTCCTTCTCGCCGCGTGCGGTCAGCACTCCATCTCAAACCCGGTGGCCGCTGCCCCCACGCCTACTGTGGCCCAGATGCAGACCAACGCCGCACTGCACACCTTCGCGAAGCAACTTGCCGCCACCCTCACCGAACCCGGCGTGCGCTCCGTGATCGCGCAGCAGACGGCCCTGGAGTTCGACGGTGACACCGAAGCGCTGTACACCACGCTTGCATCCCAGTCCACTGGGAAAGGGACGTTCGCGCAGGCTTTGTCCTCCAGGCTCGGCGCACAAAGCCTGAACACCCTCGCCACGCAGATCCCAAAGCTCAACATTGCGGTGCGCGGCGGGACGTGGGATCACGCGGGCGTGATCCCCTGGGTGGCCGTGGCGCCTGAAGGCGGCGATGAGTTTGCTCCAGTGGTGGCGTATGACGCGCAGGGTCAGGCGCATCAGCTCGACAGCCGCGAGGCACCTGCTGTGCCTGTCGTGGTGGTGGGCGTAAACGAGCGTGTGGACGCTCAGGGCGCGCTGCTGTCTCAGGTCAGCACCTCAAAAGGGCAGCGTTCGGCTTTGACGGCCCAGGGATGTTACTCGGTGAAGCTCGTCAGACTTGACCTTTACGACGATATGGAGCCCTGGACGAAAGGGAAGGCCGAAATCTGGGTGGCGGTGAAAGGCCCAGGCATCGGGTGGCATGGACAGCTCACGATGGTGACTGAACCCGGAAACTACTTCGACGCTATCCAGGGGTTTGGCTGTACAGATGGTGATGTCCGCTTTTACTGGTACGAGAAAGACGGCTCGAATTTTGACGTGAGCATCTCGGTGGGCGGGTACGGATTCGGCATCAAGATCGACGATGACGATGATTTCCTGGGCAGCGTCACGATGGGTAAATCCTTGTTTGAGGGCACGTCAGTGAATTCCAGAAACCTCGGCAATCTGAAGCAGTACACCCACTGA